In one window of Methanoculleus chikugoensis DNA:
- the serA gene encoding phosphoglycerate dehydrogenase yields the protein MKYRVLVSDPLAEEGIDILKEFCDVDVNTGLTEDQLIAVIGDYDALLVRSGTEVTAQVIDAGEKLKFIGRAGAGVDNIDTEAATRRGIIVANAPEGNTLAATEHTMAMMLSLARNIPQATASLKKGEWKRSKFMGVELNDKVLGIMGFGRIGREVAKRAQAMAMKCIAYDPFITQEKAASLGVEMVPLDELFRRADVITVHTPLIKETRHVINTKTIATMKDGVRLINCARGGIIDEKALADGIASGKVAGAALDVFESEPPTDSPLLGLDKVIVTPHLGASTVEAQKNVAISVANQCISVLSGGAAKYVVNAPMIPAEQQALVEPYAMLAQKMGRLLVQLTEGRLESIEVTYGGEAAALPNTKFVTRVILKGMLDPILQAPVNIVNAEFVAKERGIRMSETTTEEAQGFKNIITITAKTDRMTETVSGSVSGPNRARIVSIGGYMTDLTPTGHVVISRHTDKPGVIGKAATILGRANVNIAGMQVGRHKPGEEALMVLTVDSAVPADAMEEIKKIDAIHTAKHAEI from the coding sequence GTGAAATATAGAGTGCTGGTCAGCGACCCGCTGGCAGAGGAAGGGATCGACATCCTGAAGGAATTCTGCGATGTGGATGTCAATACCGGGCTAACCGAAGATCAACTCATTGCTGTTATCGGGGACTACGATGCCCTGCTGGTGCGCTCGGGAACCGAGGTGACGGCGCAGGTCATCGATGCGGGAGAGAAACTCAAGTTCATCGGCCGGGCAGGCGCCGGGGTCGACAATATCGATACGGAAGCGGCGACGAGGAGAGGCATCATCGTTGCGAACGCCCCCGAGGGAAATACCCTCGCGGCCACGGAGCACACGATGGCGATGATGCTCTCGCTCGCGCGCAATATCCCCCAGGCGACGGCGTCCCTGAAGAAGGGCGAGTGGAAACGCTCGAAGTTCATGGGCGTTGAACTGAACGACAAGGTTCTCGGCATCATGGGATTCGGGCGTATCGGGCGTGAGGTGGCAAAGCGGGCACAGGCGATGGCGATGAAGTGCATCGCCTACGACCCGTTCATCACGCAGGAGAAGGCGGCAAGCCTCGGCGTGGAGATGGTGCCGCTCGACGAGCTCTTCCGGAGAGCCGACGTGATCACCGTCCACACGCCGTTGATCAAGGAGACGCGCCACGTCATCAACACGAAGACGATCGCGACGATGAAGGACGGTGTCCGGCTGATCAACTGCGCCCGCGGCGGGATCATCGATGAGAAGGCCCTCGCGGACGGGATCGCGAGCGGCAAGGTCGCCGGTGCGGCGCTGGACGTCTTCGAGAGCGAGCCGCCGACGGACTCCCCGCTTCTCGGGCTCGATAAGGTGATCGTCACCCCGCACCTCGGGGCGAGCACGGTCGAGGCGCAGAAGAACGTCGCGATATCGGTCGCGAACCAGTGCATCAGCGTCCTCTCCGGCGGCGCGGCGAAGTACGTGGTGAACGCGCCGATGATCCCGGCGGAGCAGCAGGCGCTGGTCGAGCCCTACGCGATGCTCGCGCAGAAGATGGGCAGGCTCCTCGTCCAGCTCACCGAAGGGCGGCTGGAGTCGATCGAGGTCACCTACGGCGGCGAGGCCGCAGCGCTCCCGAACACGAAGTTCGTCACCCGCGTTATCCTGAAGGGCATGCTCGACCCGATCCTCCAGGCGCCGGTCAACATCGTGAACGCGGAGTTCGTGGCAAAGGAGCGCGGCATCCGGATGAGCGAGACGACGACGGAGGAAGCGCAGGGGTTCAAGAACATCATCACCATCACCGCGAAGACCGACAGGATGACGGAGACGGTGAGCGGGAGCGTCTCGGGCCCGAACCGCGCGCGGATCGTGAGCATCGGCGGATACATGACCGACCTGACCCCGACCGGCCACGTGGTCATCTCCCGCCACACCGACAAGCCGGGCGTCATCGGCAAGGCCGCGACGATCCTCGGCCGGGCGAACGTGAACATCGCGGGGATGCAGGTCGGGCGCCACAAGCCCGGCGAGGAGGCCCTGATGGTCCTCACCGTCGATTCTGCGGTGCCGGCCGACGCGATGGAAGAGATCAAGAAGATCGACGCCATCCACACGGCGAAACACGCCGAGATCTGA
- a CDS encoding DUF3795 domain-containing protein, with product MAPCGVYCGACPSFGKGCRGCCSEKRKQRHTSKGNCTIRRCCFEEKGIALRSQCTDVPCRLTDELQGSYPGNERFRYRHKIYENLQEIEEQAPDAWLPGEKAKRRRPVCGKTIVFYHYRCPAYGYEPGRRE from the coding sequence ATGGCTCCGTGCGGTGTGTACTGCGGAGCCTGCCCCTCATTCGGGAAAGGGTGCCGGGGATGCTGTTCGGAGAAACGCAAGCAGCGGCACACCAGCAAGGGGAACTGCACGATCCGCCGGTGCTGCTTCGAGGAGAAGGGCATTGCACTCCGCTCGCAATGCACGGACGTTCCCTGCAGGCTGACCGACGAACTCCAGGGCTCCTACCCGGGCAACGAGCGATTCCGGTACCGCCACAAGATCTACGAGAACCTCCAGGAGATCGAGGAGCAGGCCCCCGATGCGTGGCTGCCTGGGGAGAAAGCGAAGCGGCGCCGCCCGGTCTGCGGGAAGACGATCGTCTTCTACCATTACCGGTGCCCGGCATACGGGTACGAGCCGGGCCGGAGAGAGTGA
- a CDS encoding Yip1 family protein: protein MPYSFTRKVTGIFFRSTDTFRALEEEHFVPALFHFLKLTALFSLLMTATLYTLPGIPIARRWSLTAQALQPQDFFVVLLVATVMMPLLVGVWLHIWVYIFGGRRGIGQTLKAAMYSYTPFYIIAWIPILGLIGGAASTLYPQYVGIRELHHVSSRRAAGAVCAAAFLPVVAVFGIIVLLLAAPASMVTAPTSGNGTLVLPDSPYLLERSELPGNIILYTANEIESGLIAKGAKDYGCLKEYSMMYATEKPSPPATRNIRHFIMIFTPGNASKMVQSDEKYYRGLVPPRNADELPAPDIGDRCISYRIPGTGSGGSGEYESYCIIFTKGDIYEKLFTYGPSPDYELLKDLAGRAAAKIP from the coding sequence ATGCCATACTCGTTCACCCGGAAGGTAACGGGCATATTCTTCAGATCGACAGATACATTCCGGGCTCTCGAAGAAGAGCACTTCGTACCCGCGCTCTTCCACTTCCTCAAACTCACGGCCCTCTTCTCCCTGCTGATGACCGCCACGCTCTACACCCTCCCGGGCATACCGATTGCAAGGAGGTGGTCGCTGACCGCCCAGGCCCTCCAGCCCCAGGACTTCTTCGTGGTTCTGCTCGTCGCGACCGTCATGATGCCGCTCCTTGTCGGCGTATGGCTGCATATATGGGTCTACATCTTCGGGGGGCGGAGAGGGATCGGCCAGACCCTCAAGGCGGCGATGTACTCCTACACCCCGTTCTACATCATCGCCTGGATCCCGATCCTCGGTCTCATTGGAGGAGCGGCCTCGACGCTCTACCCCCAGTACGTCGGGATCAGGGAACTCCATCACGTGTCGTCGCGCAGGGCGGCCGGTGCCGTCTGCGCCGCAGCGTTCCTGCCTGTCGTTGCAGTCTTCGGGATTATCGTCCTGCTGCTCGCTGCACCCGCTTCGATGGTCACCGCCCCCACGAGCGGGAACGGAACACTGGTCCTCCCCGACAGCCCATATCTGCTCGAACGTTCGGAACTCCCCGGGAACATCATCCTCTATACCGCAAACGAGATCGAGAGCGGACTCATCGCGAAGGGAGCAAAAGACTACGGCTGCTTGAAGGAATACTCGATGATGTACGCAACGGAGAAACCGTCTCCTCCGGCCACGAGGAATATCCGGCACTTCATCATGATCTTCACCCCGGGCAACGCATCAAAGATGGTACAGTCCGACGAGAAATACTACCGGGGGCTGGTGCCGCCACGAAATGCCGATGAACTGCCGGCACCCGACATCGGGGACCGCTGCATCAGTTACAGGATACCGGGCACGGGTTCGGGAGGAAGCGGCGAATACGAGAGTTACTGCATCATATTCACGAAAGGCGACATCTATGAGAAGCTCTTCACCTATGGACCATCCCCGGATTACGAACTCTTAAAGGACCTTGCCGGGCGTGCCGCGGCAAAGATCCCCTGA
- a CDS encoding SRPBCC family protein: protein MRAPGDAKGDGQNGTGTPEEQRAGRGTIEGGQALAEKNPARIAADPGKQEMFVVREFDAPRELVFRAHTDPELFKQWIGPRGLSTRIETFEARNGGRWRYVQTDEEGNEYGFHGVNHDLTPPERIIQTFEYEGLPESGHVILEVAKFEELPGNRTKFTGQSVFLSVEDRDGMMESDMEAGMKDSFSRLDELLARLQE, encoded by the coding sequence ATGAGGGCCCCGGGGGATGCGAAAGGAGATGGACAGAATGGCACAGGAACTCCAGAAGAGCAAAGAGCCGGCCGCGGCACGATTGAGGGTGGGCAGGCCCTGGCAGAGAAGAACCCCGCCCGGATCGCGGCAGATCCCGGAAAACAGGAGATGTTCGTCGTCCGTGAGTTCGATGCTCCGCGAGAACTGGTCTTTCGGGCCCACACCGATCCTGAACTCTTCAAGCAGTGGATCGGACCGCGGGGTCTTTCTACGAGGATAGAGACGTTCGAGGCGCGGAACGGGGGTCGCTGGCGGTATGTTCAGACGGATGAGGAGGGGAACGAGTACGGGTTCCATGGGGTGAACCACGACCTGACTCCTCCCGAGCGGATCATCCAGACCTTCGAGTACGAGGGGCTCCCGGAGTCCGGGCACGTCATCCTGGAGGTGGCGAAGTTCGAGGAACTGCCCGGCAACCGGACGAAATTTACCGGCCAGTCGGTCTTCCTCTCGGTTGAAGACCGCGACGGGATGATGGAGTCCGATATGGAGGCAGGCATGAAGGACTCCTTCTCACGGCTGGATGAACTCCTGGCGAGACTGCAGGAGTAG
- a CDS encoding acyltransferase encodes MAAVVWFREVEYMRGVAALAVIAVHVSMNYTRIPAVNLLALLDVFIYISAHFAVPVFIFVSGWVLAARYAGDYSPGEFYRRRAKTILPPYLFFTALYLLVAVEGTIGFSGVPSLERVVEALLLGNAAYHLWFFVLIIQLYLLFPLIIRGYDFFDRAGASLFLLLSLFIIQILWNAGAHIAGAYLGLEWYTVLIRLFPSHLLYFALGVHVARHTDDCRSALRSVPPGLVLVAAGAGALLLGGIWIASVIRYGSLAGTTLAVLCIYRILEPLYYVPVIAVLILAAWRLEGTDGLSAAAARSFGEHSYGIYLVHPLVIAAAASLWASLTGLAWADWPTYPAVFIAAVLASYAAVRVLAGVPYAGWLLGEPRVRRGPLQ; translated from the coding sequence GTGGCTGCGGTGGTCTGGTTCCGGGAGGTCGAATACATGCGGGGGGTTGCCGCCCTCGCCGTGATCGCCGTCCACGTCTCGATGAACTACACGCGGATTCCCGCCGTGAACCTGCTCGCCCTCCTCGACGTGTTCATCTATATCAGCGCCCACTTCGCGGTGCCGGTCTTCATCTTCGTCTCCGGGTGGGTGCTCGCGGCGCGGTATGCGGGCGATTACTCGCCTGGTGAGTTCTACCGCCGCCGGGCGAAGACGATTCTTCCGCCCTACCTCTTCTTCACCGCGCTCTACCTTCTGGTCGCGGTGGAGGGGACGATCGGGTTTTCCGGGGTGCCTTCTCTGGAGAGGGTTGTGGAAGCCCTCCTCCTCGGGAATGCGGCCTACCACCTCTGGTTCTTCGTGCTGATCATCCAGCTCTACCTCCTCTTCCCGCTCATCATCCGGGGCTACGACTTCTTCGACCGGGCCGGTGCGTCGCTCTTCCTCCTCCTCTCGCTCTTCATCATCCAGATCCTCTGGAACGCGGGCGCCCACATCGCGGGGGCGTATCTGGGCCTGGAGTGGTATACCGTCCTGATCCGCCTCTTCCCGTCGCACCTTCTCTACTTCGCCCTCGGCGTCCACGTCGCCCGGCATACCGATGACTGCCGTTCGGCGCTCCGGTCGGTCCCGCCGGGGTTGGTTCTCGTCGCGGCCGGTGCGGGCGCTCTCCTCCTCGGCGGGATCTGGATCGCGAGCGTGATCCGTTACGGGAGCCTCGCGGGCACGACGCTCGCGGTCCTCTGTATCTACCGGATCCTGGAGCCGCTCTACTACGTCCCGGTCATCGCGGTGCTCATCCTCGCGGCCTGGCGGCTGGAGGGGACGGACGGCCTCTCTGCGGCTGCCGCCCGGTCGTTCGGGGAGCATTCCTACGGGATCTACCTCGTCCACCCGCTCGTCATCGCCGCCGCTGCGAGTCTCTGGGCCTCGCTCACGGGGCTCGCGTGGGCGGACTGGCCGACCTACCCGGCGGTCTTTATCGCGGCGGTGCTCGCGAGTTACGCGGCGGTGCGGGTTCTCGCCGGCGTCCCGTACGCGGGGTGGCTGCTCGGGGAGCCGCGGGTGCGGCGAGGGCCGCTGCAGTGA
- a CDS encoding PPC domain-containing DNA-binding protein, producing MQYSEGQVGRVFTVRIDDGEDFLREIQRFVAAMNIRCGTIQFLGAVRSATIVTGPKEPVIPPSPRGEEIFGGWELLGFATIYPGEDGPSIHLHTAAGKGIRSLTGCLREKAEVYLVIEAIVTEFVGITAKRLPDEQTGVNLPVFDRMLP from the coding sequence ATGCAGTACTCGGAAGGACAGGTCGGCAGGGTCTTCACCGTCCGGATCGACGACGGAGAGGACTTTCTAAGAGAGATCCAGCGGTTTGTCGCGGCGATGAACATCAGGTGCGGCACGATCCAGTTCCTCGGCGCCGTCCGGTCGGCAACGATCGTGACGGGGCCGAAAGAGCCGGTCATCCCGCCGTCCCCGCGGGGCGAAGAGATATTCGGAGGCTGGGAACTCCTCGGGTTCGCGACCATCTACCCCGGGGAGGACGGGCCGTCCATCCACCTTCATACGGCGGCGGGGAAGGGGATACGGTCGCTCACCGGGTGCCTCCGGGAGAAGGCGGAGGTCTACCTGGTGATCGAAGCGATCGTCACGGAGTTCGTCGGCATCACCGCAAAACGGCTCCCCGACGAGCAGACCGGCGTCAACCTCCCTGTATTCGACCGGATGCTCCCATGA
- a CDS encoding YgiQ family radical SAM protein, which yields MIGQPEYLPMTVAEAERLGIDRFDIILVTGDAYVDHPSFGTALIGRVLWNAAYSVGVIAQPDWKSDADLGRLGEPRLFFSVSAGNVDSLVNAFTPNLKRRSSDVYSPGGRLLRPDRATLVYTDRIHALFPKTPIVIGGIEASLRRFAHYDYWSDSVRQSILADAPADLLVFGMGERQVVAIADRLAAGETARDLTEIPGTAYRVEKKAWRGMDQSGYVVLSGYPEVKDDRYAYAKAFAMHYAEQDPLRGRPVAQPHPKTVVVQNPPAMPLSGDELDRVYELPYTRRAHPSYTEPIPALEPVRFSVVTHRGCFGACSFCALTHHQGRIIQSRSADSIVREVERMARMPEFTGVVQDVGGPTANMYGIHCSRWETAGTCPDRRCIDCPALDRSHEEQVRLLRRIRKIPGVKRVFIASGIRYDLIGPEDREYLTEVCAHHVSGHLKVAPEHVSERVLASMGKPSREAFDAFRERFEVLQEGKKKRQYLVPYLMSGHPGCRIADMVELAEYVRDTGLYTEQVQDFTPTPMSISTTIYHTGLDPFTLEEVYVPIGREKRVQRALMHYRDPANYGLVCEGLRAAGREDLIGSAWKCLVPARRKKK from the coding sequence ATGATCGGGCAGCCGGAATACCTCCCGATGACGGTCGCGGAGGCGGAGCGGCTCGGCATCGACCGGTTCGACATCATCCTCGTCACCGGCGACGCCTACGTCGACCACCCCTCCTTCGGGACGGCGCTGATCGGGCGGGTCCTGTGGAACGCCGCCTACTCGGTCGGCGTCATCGCCCAGCCCGACTGGAAGAGCGATGCTGATCTGGGGCGTCTCGGCGAACCGCGGCTCTTCTTCTCGGTCTCGGCCGGGAACGTCGACTCACTGGTGAACGCCTTCACGCCGAACCTCAAGCGCCGGAGCTCGGACGTCTACTCGCCGGGGGGGAGGCTTCTCCGGCCCGACCGGGCGACTCTGGTCTACACCGACCGCATCCACGCCCTCTTCCCTAAGACTCCCATCGTCATCGGCGGGATCGAGGCGAGCCTCCGGCGGTTCGCCCACTACGACTACTGGTCCGACTCCGTCCGGCAGTCCATCCTCGCCGACGCCCCCGCCGACCTCCTCGTCTTCGGGATGGGCGAACGTCAGGTGGTCGCGATCGCCGACCGCCTCGCGGCAGGAGAGACCGCGAGAGACCTCACCGAGATCCCCGGCACCGCCTACCGCGTCGAGAAGAAGGCCTGGCGGGGCATGGACCAGTCCGGATACGTCGTCCTCTCCGGCTACCCTGAGGTGAAAGACGACCGGTATGCTTACGCAAAGGCGTTTGCGATGCACTATGCCGAGCAGGATCCTCTCCGGGGCAGGCCCGTGGCCCAGCCGCACCCGAAGACCGTCGTCGTCCAGAACCCGCCGGCGATGCCGCTCTCGGGCGACGAACTCGATCGGGTCTACGAACTCCCCTACACGCGGAGAGCCCATCCCTCCTACACCGAACCGATACCCGCCCTCGAACCCGTCAGGTTCTCGGTCGTCACCCACCGCGGGTGTTTCGGCGCCTGCTCGTTCTGCGCCCTCACCCACCACCAGGGCCGGATCATCCAGAGCCGGAGCGCGGACTCGATCGTCCGCGAGGTGGAGCGGATGGCGAGGATGCCGGAGTTCACCGGGGTCGTCCAGGACGTCGGCGGGCCGACGGCGAACATGTACGGCATCCACTGCAGCCGGTGGGAGACCGCCGGCACCTGCCCCGACCGCCGCTGCATCGACTGCCCCGCACTCGACCGGAGCCACGAGGAGCAGGTTCGCCTGCTCCGGCGCATCCGCAAGATCCCGGGGGTGAAACGGGTCTTCATCGCATCGGGCATCCGCTACGACCTGATCGGTCCGGAGGACCGGGAGTATCTCACGGAAGTCTGCGCTCACCACGTCTCCGGGCACCTCAAAGTCGCGCCCGAACACGTATCGGAACGGGTCCTCGCCTCTATGGGAAAGCCTTCCCGCGAGGCTTTCGACGCCTTCCGCGAACGGTTCGAGGTCCTCCAGGAGGGGAAGAAGAAACGGCAGTATCTCGTCCCCTACCTCATGTCCGGCCATCCCGGGTGCCGGATCGCCGACATGGTCGAACTCGCCGAGTACGTCCGGGACACCGGTCTCTACACCGAGCAGGTCCAGGACTTCACGCCGACCCCGATGAGCATCTCAACGACCATCTACCATACCGGGCTCGATCCCTTCACCCTCGAAGAGGTCTATGTCCCGATAGGTCGGGAGAAACGGGTCCAGCGGGCCCTCATGCACTACCGCGACCCGGCAAACTACGGGCTCGTCTGCGAAGGACTCCGCGCGGCCGGGAGGGAAGACCTCATCGGGAGCGCATGGAAATGCCTCGTCCCGGCGAGACGGAAGAAGAAGTAA
- a CDS encoding HNH endonuclease codes for MPERGTRAAMHFDDVPIGDAYLTHEAVRAILERQDNRCAGCSAPLDAGSTYFDLRRPAICGGSHTLGNLAALCPSCHLSHMRRIREGFADHRNK; via the coding sequence ATGCCCGAGCGCGGGACTCGTGCCGCGATGCACTTCGACGATGTGCCTATCGGAGACGCGTATCTCACGCACGAGGCCGTCCGGGCCATCCTTGAGCGGCAGGACAACCGGTGCGCCGGGTGTAGCGCCCCGCTCGACGCCGGATCGACGTACTTCGACCTCCGGCGACCGGCGATCTGCGGCGGCTCCCATACGCTCGGGAACCTTGCAGCCCTCTGCCCCTCCTGCCATCTGAGCCATATGCGCCGGATCCGGGAGGGGTTCGCCGACCATAGGAATAAGTAA
- a CDS encoding TIGR00266 family protein yields MQYEITGDNLQMVTLRLAPGEKACAEAGAMVNMSGNMQMTTNMKGGLFKGLKRMMTGEGLFMTEFTPQGGEGFVSFAGNVPGKIFTLDINGNEFIAQKDAFLCSEPGIDLDIAFTKRLRSGAFGGEGFILQRLSGSGKAFLHCCGDIMEMTLAPGEVVRVETGLVVGFESTVDYSIALAGGVKTVFFGGEGLFLATLTGPGKVVMQSMDVAKLASSLIPYLPIQNSSG; encoded by the coding sequence ATGCAGTACGAGATCACCGGAGACAACCTCCAGATGGTGACCCTCCGCCTCGCCCCCGGCGAGAAAGCCTGCGCCGAGGCCGGCGCCATGGTCAACATGAGCGGGAACATGCAGATGACCACCAACATGAAGGGCGGGCTCTTCAAGGGACTCAAACGGATGATGACCGGCGAGGGGCTATTCATGACGGAGTTCACCCCGCAGGGCGGGGAAGGGTTCGTCTCGTTCGCCGGGAATGTCCCGGGGAAGATCTTCACCCTCGACATAAACGGGAACGAGTTCATCGCCCAGAAGGACGCGTTCCTCTGCTCCGAGCCGGGCATAGACCTCGATATCGCGTTCACGAAACGCCTCCGGTCGGGCGCGTTCGGCGGCGAGGGGTTCATCCTCCAGCGGCTCTCCGGCAGCGGGAAGGCGTTCCTCCACTGCTGCGGCGACATTATGGAGATGACGCTTGCGCCGGGCGAGGTGGTCAGGGTCGAGACGGGGCTCGTCGTCGGGTTCGAGAGCACCGTCGACTACAGCATAGCGCTCGCCGGCGGCGTGAAGACCGTCTTCTTCGGCGGCGAAGGACTCTTCCTGGCCACGCTGACCGGGCCGGGCAAGGTCGTCATGCAGTCGATGGATGTCGCGAAACTCGCCTCCTCCCTGATACCCTACCTCCCCATCCAGAACTCGTCGGGATAG
- a CDS encoding DUF2117 domain-containing protein → MISPTADIVMVVHGPEAFDAGDVGRLIDLLSPRRVLVAGVMARTAAEESGLPVVCTDERPSTVLGSIRERACLVNRGKTPESGRIFGEIVAGRLEGLVHIETSSGTVYCWNRGDSVLAEEIARLTGYALVRAESDETRRDGVREIRGCLPGEAVFVNGIVIGTATAETVVLASENGALRAVSGLDPKPHGFEKLLRAGLPEIRRAWCKSGAVRRAPPGRGERVRRGGRIAVIDHCGHTLYGEIGEDVCGVLAVGDDTTAVCGHICSHFGIPVFGVVDGDGDGIVKPGYAPGSVVVEVLDGRDDDVGREVAAVRDLEAASWEDWVEETLRVLAGRVRVVIDLREE, encoded by the coding sequence ATGATCTCCCCGACGGCGGATATCGTCATGGTGGTGCACGGCCCCGAGGCTTTCGATGCCGGCGACGTCGGGCGGCTGATCGATCTGCTCTCGCCCCGGCGGGTGCTGGTCGCGGGAGTGATGGCCCGGACGGCCGCCGAGGAGTCTGGGCTCCCGGTCGTCTGCACAGACGAGCGGCCGAGCACGGTGCTCGGGAGCATCCGGGAGCGCGCGTGCCTGGTCAACCGGGGAAAGACCCCGGAGTCCGGGAGGATATTCGGCGAGATCGTCGCCGGCAGGCTCGAAGGGCTCGTCCACATCGAGACATCGAGCGGAACCGTCTACTGCTGGAACCGTGGGGACAGCGTTCTCGCGGAGGAGATCGCCCGGCTGACGGGTTACGCCCTTGTCCGTGCGGAGAGCGACGAGACCCGGCGGGATGGGGTGCGCGAGATCCGCGGGTGCCTGCCCGGGGAAGCGGTCTTCGTGAACGGGATCGTTATCGGGACCGCGACGGCGGAGACGGTCGTCCTCGCGAGCGAGAACGGAGCCCTCCGGGCAGTCTCAGGGCTCGATCCGAAACCGCACGGGTTCGAGAAACTCCTCCGGGCAGGTCTTCCCGAGATCCGGAGAGCCTGGTGCAAGAGCGGTGCGGTGCGGAGGGCTCCGCCCGGCCGGGGCGAGCGCGTCCGCCGTGGAGGCAGGATCGCGGTCATCGACCATTGCGGCCACACCCTCTATGGCGAGATCGGGGAGGACGTATGCGGCGTCCTTGCCGTCGGCGACGACACCACCGCCGTCTGCGGGCATATCTGCTCGCACTTCGGCATCCCTGTCTTCGGGGTGGTCGACGGGGACGGCGATGGCATCGTGAAGCCCGGGTACGCCCCGGGGTCGGTGGTGGTCGAGGTTCTGGATGGGCGCGACGACGACGTCGGGCGGGAGGTTGCGGCCGTCCGGGATCTTGAGGCCGCCTCCTGGGAGGATTGGGTCGAAGAGACGCTCCGTGTCCTCGCAGGAAGGGTGCGGGTCGTCATCGACCTTCGTGAGGAGTAA